The following are encoded together in the Buteo buteo chromosome 2, bButBut1.hap1.1, whole genome shotgun sequence genome:
- the NEUROD6 gene encoding neurogenic differentiation factor 6, whose amino-acid sequence MLTLPFDESVVMPESQMCRKFSRESDDQKQMKNPESFSKQIVLRGKNIKRSPGEDTEKEEEEEEREEEDENGLPRRRGLRKKKTSKIRMERIKFRRQEANARERNRMHGLNDALDNLRKVVPCYSKTQKLSKIETLRLAKNYIWALSEILRIGKRPDLLTFVQNLCKGLSQPTTNLVAGCLQLNARSFLMGQAGEGAHHTRSPYSTFYPPYHSPELGTPPGHGTLDNSKSMKPYNYCSAYESFYESTSPECASPQFEGPLSPPPINYNGIFSLKQEESLDYGKNYNYGMHYCAVPPRGPLGQSSMFRLPTESHFPYDLHLRSQSLTMQDELNAVFHN is encoded by the coding sequence ATGTTAACACTACCGTTTGATGAGTCTGTTGTAATGCCAGAATCCCAGATGTGCAGAAAGTTTTCCAGAGAAAGTGATGaccaaaagcaaatgaagaacCCAGAAAGCTTTTCGAAGCAGATTGTGCTCCGAGGAAAGAACATTAAAAGATCTCCTGGTgaagacacagaaaaagaggaggaggaggaagagagagaagaggaggatgagAACGGCTTGCCTAGGCGAAGGGGCCTTcggaaaaaaaagacaagcaagATAAGGATGGAAAGGATCAAATTCAGGCGACAAGAAGCCAACGCTAGAGAGAGGAACCGGATGCATGGCCTTAATGACGCCCTGGACAATTTAAGGAAAGTGGTCCCTTGTTATTCTAAAACACAAAAACTGTCCAAAATAGAAACTTTAAGACTAGCCAAGAACTACATTTGGGCTCTTTCTGAAATCCTCCGAATTGGCAAGAGACCCGACCTGCTCACCTTCGTCCAAAACTTGTGCAAGGGTCTGTCCCAGCCAACTACAAACTTGGTGGCGGGATGCCTCCAGCTGAATGCCAGAAGTTTTCTGATGGGCCAGGCAGGCGAGGGCGCCCATCACACCCGCTCGCCCTACTCCACCTTCTACCCCCCCTACCACAGCCCCGAGCTCGGCACCCCCCCGGGGCACGGGACTCTCGACAACTCCAAGTCCATGAAACCTTACAATTACTGCAGCGCTTACGAGTCCTTCTATGAAAGCACTTCCCCCGAGTGCGCCAGCCCACAGTTTGAAGGTCCCTTAAGTCCTCCCCCAATTAACTATAATGGGATATTTTCCCTGAAGCAAGAAGAAAGCTTGGACTATGGCAAAAATTACAATTATGGCATGCATTACTGTGCAGTGCCACCCAGGGGTCCCCTTGGGCAGAGCTCTATGTTCAGGTTGCCTACAGAGAGCCACTTCCCTTACGACTTACATCTGCGCAGCCAGTCTCTCACCATGCAAGATGaattaaatgcagtttttcataattaa